The following proteins come from a genomic window of Nitrospinota bacterium:
- a CDS encoding nucleotidyltransferase domain-containing protein, whose protein sequence is MGIDQNIIDVITKRILSVTKPRRIILFGSAATGAMTKDSDIDLLVLEDHPQNARKEMVRIGGALRGLEFPVDVMVMSTVRFEESKGVVGGLAYPAHKYGTVIYEAA, encoded by the coding sequence ATGGGAATTGACCAGAATATTATTGACGTTATAACGAAAAGGATACTTTCCGTCACAAAACCGCGCCGCATCATCCTGTTCGGTTCCGCCGCCACGGGCGCCATGACAAAAGACAGCGACATCGACCTGCTGGTGCTTGAAGACCATCCCCAAAACGCCCGCAAAGAGATGGTGCGGATAGGGGGCGCGCTACGCGGCCTTGAATTTCCGGTCGATGTGATGGTCATGTCCACCGTCCGCTTTGAAGAGAGCAAAGGAGTGGTTGGAGGGCTGGCCTATCCCGCGCACAAGTACGGCACGGTAATCTATGAAGCCGCCTGA
- a CDS encoding HEPN domain-containing protein — protein sequence MKPPEQVKREMVREWLEKADKDLALATHLLNENAPFPEAIAFHAHQAAEKYLKGLLVYLQIEFSKTHNLGKLLDLISAKNPSLAGSLEEITVLNPYAVEFRYPGPLDITLEDAQKAVQLAAKTGDAVKGTIG from the coding sequence ATGAAGCCGCCTGAACAAGTTAAAAGGGAAATGGTTCGGGAGTGGCTGGAAAAAGCTGACAAGGACTTGGCTTTGGCCACCCACCTCTTGAACGAAAATGCGCCCTTCCCTGAAGCCATAGCCTTCCATGCCCATCAAGCCGCTGAAAAATACCTGAAAGGGCTGTTGGTTTATCTTCAAATCGAATTTTCAAAAACGCATAATCTGGGAAAGCTTCTCGACCTTATATCAGCCAAAAATCCTTCCCTCGCCGGTTCTCTGGAAGAAATAACAGTCCTTAATCCGTATGCGGTGGAGTTCCGTTATCCCGGCCCATTGGATATAACCCTTGAAGACGCCCAAAAGGCCGTGCAACTTGCCGCCAAAACAGGAGATGCGGTTAAAGGAACGATTGGTTGA